In one window of Streptomyces sp. FXJ1.172 DNA:
- a CDS encoding carbohydrate ABC transporter permease has translation MSTVTLAAKRRRSALRTLAFMSPWLIGFAVFFVYPLISTVYFSFMHYDGFKPPTWSGTKNWTYVFQHYPYFWPAMRNTLWLVVVMVSLRVVFGLGIGLLITRIKTGTGVFRTLFYLPYLAPPVAATMAFAFLLNPGTGPVNSILEKAGVPAPGWFNDPTWSKPALTLLALWGVGDLMVIFMAALLDVPAEQYEAAELDGASAWQRFRYVTLPNISPIVMFAVVTGVIQTMQYYTQPLIAGKVASGVIQGAGTQFEPGYPDKSTLTLPQLVYNLGFQRFDYGSACVVALVLFALSMVFTAFLMRRRGGLIQAGD, from the coding sequence ATGAGTACGGTCACTCTGGCGGCCAAGCGCCGCCGCTCGGCGCTCAGGACCCTCGCCTTCATGTCGCCCTGGCTGATCGGGTTCGCGGTGTTCTTCGTGTATCCGCTGATCTCGACGGTCTATTTCTCGTTCATGCACTACGACGGCTTCAAACCGCCGACGTGGAGCGGCACGAAGAACTGGACCTACGTCTTCCAGCACTATCCGTACTTCTGGCCCGCCATGCGCAACACCCTGTGGCTGGTCGTGGTGATGGTGAGCCTCCGGGTGGTCTTCGGGCTCGGCATCGGCCTGCTGATCACCAGGATCAAGACCGGTACGGGCGTCTTCCGCACCCTGTTCTACCTGCCCTACCTGGCCCCGCCGGTCGCCGCGACCATGGCCTTCGCCTTTCTGCTCAACCCCGGTACCGGGCCGGTCAATTCGATCCTGGAGAAGGCCGGCGTCCCGGCGCCGGGCTGGTTCAACGACCCCACCTGGTCCAAACCCGCGCTGACCCTGCTCGCGCTGTGGGGCGTCGGCGACCTCATGGTCATCTTCATGGCCGCGCTGCTCGACGTACCGGCGGAGCAGTACGAGGCCGCGGAGCTGGACGGCGCGTCGGCCTGGCAGCGCTTCCGGTACGTGACGCTGCCGAACATCTCCCCCATCGTGATGTTCGCCGTCGTCACGGGCGTCATCCAGACGATGCAGTACTACACGCAGCCGCTGATCGCCGGGAAGGTCGCCTCGGGCGTGATCCAGGGCGCCGGCACCCAGTTCGAGCCCGGCTACCCCGACAAGTCCACGCTCACCCTCCCCCAGCTCGTCTACAACCTCGGCTTCCAGCGCTTCGACTACGGCTCCGCGTGTGTCGTCGCCCTCGTCCTCTTCGCCCTGTCGATGGTGTTCACCGCGTTCCTGATGCGGCGCCGGGGCGGCCTGATCCAGGCAGGTGACTGA
- a CDS encoding 6-phospho-beta-glucosidase, whose product MKLTVVGGGSTYTPELIDGFARLRDTLPVDELVLVDPAPERLELVGGLARRIFARQGHDGRIVTTADLDAGVDGADAVLLQLRVGGQAAREQDETWPLECGCVGQETTGAGGLAKALRTVPVVLDIAERVRRANPRAWIIDFTNPVGIVTRALLQAGHRAVGLCNVAIGFQRKFAHLLGVAPADVHLGHVGLNHLTWETGVRLGGPEGENVLPGLLAEHGDAIADDVRLPRPLLDRLGVVPSYYLRYYYAHDEVVGELRTKPSRAAEVAEMERELLKMYGDPTLDEKPALLARRGGAFYSEAAVDLAAALLGGGGSPYQVVNTLNKGTLPFLPDDAVIEVQAAVGPNGPAPLPVPDLDPLFAGLVANVTGYEELALEAALRGGRDRVFRALLAHPLIGQYAYAETLTDQLIAHNREHLAWA is encoded by the coding sequence ATGAAACTCACCGTGGTCGGCGGCGGCTCGACCTACACCCCCGAACTCATCGACGGTTTCGCACGCCTGAGGGACACCCTGCCCGTCGACGAACTGGTGCTGGTGGACCCGGCGCCGGAGCGCCTGGAGCTGGTGGGCGGCCTCGCCCGCCGTATCTTCGCCAGGCAGGGCCACGACGGCCGGATCGTCACCACCGCCGACCTGGACGCGGGCGTCGACGGCGCCGACGCCGTCCTGCTCCAGCTGCGCGTCGGCGGCCAGGCGGCCCGTGAGCAGGACGAGACCTGGCCGCTGGAGTGCGGCTGCGTCGGTCAGGAGACCACCGGCGCGGGCGGACTGGCCAAGGCGCTGCGCACGGTCCCGGTGGTGCTGGACATCGCGGAACGGGTCCGGCGTGCCAACCCGCGCGCGTGGATCATCGACTTCACCAACCCGGTCGGCATCGTCACCCGCGCCCTCCTCCAGGCCGGGCACCGGGCGGTCGGGCTGTGCAACGTGGCGATCGGCTTCCAGCGCAAGTTCGCGCACCTGCTCGGCGTGGCCCCGGCCGACGTCCACCTCGGCCACGTGGGCCTCAACCACCTCACCTGGGAGACGGGCGTCCGGCTGGGCGGCCCCGAGGGCGAGAACGTCCTGCCCGGGCTGCTGGCCGAGCACGGCGACGCGATCGCCGACGACGTCCGCCTCCCACGCCCCCTGCTGGACCGCCTGGGCGTGGTCCCCTCCTACTACCTGCGCTACTACTACGCCCACGACGAGGTCGTCGGAGAACTGCGCACCAAGCCGTCCCGGGCCGCGGAAGTGGCCGAGATGGAACGGGAGTTGCTGAAGATGTACGGCGATCCCACGCTGGACGAGAAGCCGGCGCTGCTGGCCAGGCGGGGCGGCGCCTTCTACTCGGAGGCGGCCGTGGACCTGGCGGCGGCACTGCTCGGCGGCGGGGGCAGCCCGTACCAGGTGGTGAACACGCTCAACAAGGGCACGCTGCCCTTCCTGCCCGACGACGCGGTGATAGAGGTCCAGGCGGCGGTCGGCCCGAACGGCCCGGCCCCGCTGCCGGTGCCGGACCTGGACCCGCTCTTCGCCGGCCTGGTGGCGAACGTGACCGGGTACGAGGAACTGGCCCTGGAGGCCGCGCTGCGCGGCGGCCGCGACCGGGTGTTCCGCGCCCTGCTCGCGCACCCCCTGATCGGCCAGTACGCGTACGCCGAGACCCTCACCGACCAGTTGATCGCACACAACCGGGAGCACCTCGCGTGGGCCTGA
- a CDS encoding N-acetylglucosamine kinase, translated as MGLTAPETPTVLAVDAGNSKTDVAVVTAAGEVLATARGGGFRPPVAGVPAALDTLAEPVARAFADAGVTCVSHVSACLANADLPVEEEQLAAALQARAWGASVEVRNDTFAVLRAGVAEPRGVAVVCGAGINCVGMRPDGRTARFPAIGRISGDWGGGWALAEEALWHAARAEDGRGGPTALVRTLPGHFGLPTMYALIEALHLGHVGHDRRHELAPVLFATADGGDPVARAIVARLAEEVTVMATVALTRLDLLGEQTPVLLGGGVLTAGHALLDDAVRDLLAARAPKAEVRVVTASPVLGAALLGLDRLAADTRARERARSYWDG; from the coding sequence GTGGGCCTGACCGCACCTGAGACCCCGACCGTCCTCGCCGTCGACGCGGGCAACAGCAAGACCGACGTGGCCGTGGTCACCGCCGCCGGGGAGGTCCTGGCCACGGCCCGCGGCGGCGGCTTCCGGCCGCCCGTGGCCGGGGTGCCGGCGGCGCTGGACACGCTGGCCGAGCCGGTCGCGCGGGCCTTCGCCGACGCGGGCGTGACCTGCGTCTCGCATGTCTCGGCGTGCCTGGCCAACGCCGATCTGCCGGTGGAGGAGGAGCAGTTGGCGGCCGCGCTGCAGGCGCGCGCGTGGGGCGCGTCGGTGGAGGTGCGCAACGACACGTTCGCGGTCCTGCGGGCGGGCGTGGCCGAGCCGCGGGGCGTGGCCGTGGTGTGCGGCGCGGGCATCAACTGCGTCGGCATGCGCCCCGACGGCCGTACCGCCCGCTTCCCGGCCATCGGCCGGATCTCCGGTGACTGGGGCGGGGGGTGGGCCCTGGCCGAGGAGGCCCTGTGGCACGCGGCCCGCGCGGAGGACGGCCGGGGCGGGCCGACGGCCCTGGTCCGCACCCTGCCCGGCCACTTCGGCCTGCCGACGATGTACGCGCTGATCGAGGCGCTGCACCTCGGGCACGTCGGCCACGACCGCCGGCACGAGCTGGCCCCCGTGCTGTTCGCGACGGCCGACGGGGGCGACCCGGTGGCCCGCGCGATCGTCGCGAGGCTCGCCGAGGAGGTGACGGTGATGGCGACGGTGGCGCTGACCCGCCTGGACCTCCTCGGCGAACAGACGCCAGTCCTGCTCGGCGGCGGCGTCCTGACGGCCGGTCACGCCCTGCTGGACGACGCCGTGCGCGACCTGCTGGCCGCCCGCGCCCCCAAGGCCGAGGTCCGCGTGGTCACGGCGAGCCCGGTCCTGGGCGCGGCCCTGCTGGGCCTGGACCGGCTGGCGGCGGACACACGGGCGCGGGAGCGGGCGAGGAGCTACTGGGACGGCTAG
- a CDS encoding carbohydrate ABC transporter permease: MTQVLDKPVGLKAPASAAERTARRRALLEWIAVHSLGVAAALFFTLPFVFVFLTSLMSDSQALSRDLVPHTWEWGNYRKVFDTPGFLTWWKNTLVYAGLGTVLTVVSSVPVAYALAKFRFRGRNLSLMLVISMMMLPPQVIIIPMYLFWAKQLDLSGTLWPLIIPMAFGDAFSIFLLRQFLMTIPNEYLDAAKVDGCGDLRTLLKVVLPMARPGIAAVALFQFFYAWNDYFGPQIYASENPGAWTLSYGLESFKGAHHTDWNLTMAATVLVMAPVILVFFFAQKAFVEGVTLTGVKG; encoded by the coding sequence ATGACCCAAGTACTGGACAAACCGGTGGGGTTGAAGGCGCCCGCCTCGGCCGCCGAGCGCACCGCCCGGCGCAGGGCGCTGCTGGAGTGGATCGCGGTCCACTCCCTCGGCGTCGCCGCCGCGCTGTTCTTCACGCTGCCCTTCGTGTTCGTGTTCCTGACCTCGCTGATGAGCGACAGCCAGGCCCTGAGCCGGGATCTGGTCCCGCACACCTGGGAGTGGGGCAACTACCGGAAGGTCTTCGACACGCCGGGCTTTCTGACCTGGTGGAAGAACACGCTGGTCTACGCCGGCCTCGGCACCGTGCTGACCGTGGTGTCGTCGGTCCCGGTGGCGTACGCGCTCGCCAAGTTCCGCTTCCGGGGCCGCAATCTGTCACTCATGCTGGTGATCTCGATGATGATGCTGCCCCCACAGGTGATCATCATCCCGATGTACCTGTTCTGGGCGAAGCAGCTGGATCTGTCCGGCACGCTGTGGCCGCTGATCATCCCGATGGCCTTCGGCGACGCGTTCTCCATCTTCCTGCTGCGCCAGTTCCTGATGACGATCCCGAACGAGTACCTGGACGCGGCGAAGGTGGACGGCTGCGGGGATCTCAGGACGCTGCTGAAGGTCGTCCTGCCGATGGCCAGGCCGGGCATCGCCGCCGTGGCCCTCTTCCAGTTCTTCTACGCCTGGAACGACTACTTCGGCCCGCAGATCTACGCGTCCGAGAACCCCGGCGCCTGGACCCTGTCCTACGGCCTGGAGTCCTTCAAGGGCGCCCACCACACCGACTGGAACCTCACCATGGCCGCGACCGTGCTGGTCATGGCCCCCGTGATCCTCGTCTTCTTCTTCGCCCAGAAGGCGTTCGTCGAGGGCGTCACTCTCACCGGAGTAAAGGGTTGA
- a CDS encoding vWA domain-containing protein, translating into MANFSKSNVPQFSMDVYQNEYLPEGGREVNAIVTVTATGGGTIGSAASQVYPRGRGPSAAVAVMVDCSGSMDYPPTKMRGARDATAAAIDALRDGTHFAVIGGTHVATEVYPGGGRLATADATTREQAKQALRALSAGGGTAIGTWLRLADRLLNSADVTIRHGILLTDGRNEHESPEDLRATLQACGGRFTCDARGVGTDWEVKEVTGIASALLGTADIVADPAGLAADFTRMMETAMGKEVADVSLRVWTPVGTAIRFVKQVAPTVEDLTARRTEAGPRAGDYPTGSWGDESRDYHLCVQVPAAGLGQEMLAARVSLVVPQSDGSVQNLGAQGLVRAVWTDDMTASTAINPQVAHYTGQAELAQAIQQGLDLRKAGDFDGATAKLGRAVQLAGASGNADTAKLLAKVVDVVDAATGTVRLKAKVAEADEMTLETRSTKTVRVKK; encoded by the coding sequence ATGGCCAATTTCTCGAAGTCGAACGTGCCACAGTTCTCGATGGACGTCTACCAGAACGAGTACCTGCCGGAAGGCGGCCGTGAGGTCAACGCGATCGTCACGGTGACCGCGACCGGCGGGGGCACGATCGGCAGCGCCGCGTCCCAGGTGTATCCGCGGGGCCGCGGCCCGTCCGCCGCCGTGGCGGTCATGGTGGACTGCTCCGGCTCCATGGACTACCCGCCGACCAAGATGCGGGGCGCCCGGGACGCCACGGCCGCCGCGATCGACGCCCTGCGCGACGGCACGCACTTCGCGGTGATCGGCGGCACGCATGTGGCCACGGAGGTCTATCCGGGCGGCGGCCGGCTCGCGACCGCCGACGCCACCACCCGCGAACAGGCCAAACAGGCACTGCGCGCGCTCAGCGCGGGCGGCGGCACGGCCATCGGCACCTGGCTGCGGCTCGCCGACCGGCTGCTGAACTCGGCGGACGTCACCATCCGGCACGGCATCCTGCTCACCGACGGCCGCAACGAGCACGAGTCGCCCGAGGACCTGCGGGCGACGCTCCAGGCATGCGGCGGACGGTTCACCTGTGACGCGCGGGGCGTGGGCACCGACTGGGAAGTGAAAGAAGTCACAGGCATCGCCTCCGCGCTGCTCGGCACCGCCGACATCGTCGCCGACCCGGCCGGTCTCGCCGCCGACTTCACGCGGATGATGGAGACGGCCATGGGCAAGGAGGTCGCCGACGTCTCCCTCAGGGTGTGGACGCCGGTCGGCACGGCCATCCGGTTCGTCAAGCAAGTGGCGCCCACCGTAGAGGACTTGACCGCCCGACGCACCGAGGCCGGCCCGCGCGCCGGGGACTATCCGACCGGTTCCTGGGGCGACGAGTCCCGCGACTACCACCTGTGCGTCCAGGTCCCGGCGGCCGGCCTCGGCCAGGAGATGCTCGCCGCCCGGGTGTCGCTGGTCGTGCCCCAATCGGACGGTTCGGTACAGAACCTCGGCGCACAGGGGCTCGTGCGGGCGGTGTGGACCGACGACATGACGGCCTCCACCGCCATCAACCCCCAAGTCGCCCACTACACCGGGCAGGCCGAACTGGCACAAGCCATCCAGCAAGGCCTCGACCTTCGCAAAGCGGGCGATTTCGATGGAGCAACCGCCAAACTGGGGCGCGCTGTTCAGCTCGCCGGTGCCTCCGGGAACGCCGATACTGCGAAACTGCTTGCGAAGGTGGTGGACGTGGTCGACGCCGCGACAGGTACTGTGCGGTTGAAGGCGAAGGTCGCAGAGGCCGATGAGATGACTCTGGAGACCCGGTCCACAAAGACTGTTCGTGTAAAGAAGTGA
- a CDS encoding PP2C family serine/threonine-protein phosphatase yields the protein MSQMPQQAALPKCPSCAEPVESGDLFCGACGHDLSVVSAPPQDHPTLTMAGAAGDDGEDRGDREDREDREDREDREDREEGDDAEGVSWPAPGQDGSGAAPTVHLPTDLPGTDSGDTPLPGHGVPDARAGSGVRFDRPAEPDEYPLQAPDPRVAETSGAAEEPAQVCVACRAGRVDSDGYCENCGHAQPRERDHVERESGPVAAVSDRGLRHHRNEDAFSVGHTALPDGTPAVLAVVCDGVSSATRPDDASLAAAQTAGDALLAALPRGTHPQAALHEAIVAAAQAVNALAEEPATAREHAPHQNAPACTIVGSVVTSGLLVVGWVGDSRAYWVPTDRSAPPARLTEDDSWAAQMVAAGLMSEAEAYADERAHAITGWLGADAYELEPHTASFKPDRPGVVVVCTDGLWNYAESAEEMAEAVPADAAERPLHSARVLVGHALDGGGHDNVTVAVVPFPAPPQGAGSA from the coding sequence ATGTCGCAGATGCCCCAGCAGGCCGCACTGCCGAAGTGCCCGAGCTGCGCGGAGCCCGTGGAGTCGGGCGACCTCTTCTGCGGAGCGTGCGGACACGACCTCTCCGTCGTGTCCGCACCGCCGCAGGACCATCCGACGCTGACCATGGCCGGCGCCGCCGGCGACGACGGGGAGGACCGGGGGGACCGGGAGGACCGGGAGGACCGGGAGGACCGGGAGGACCGGGAGGACCGGGAAGAGGGGGATGACGCGGAGGGCGTGTCCTGGCCCGCCCCGGGGCAGGACGGCTCCGGCGCCGCGCCCACGGTCCACCTGCCGACCGACCTGCCCGGCACCGACTCCGGGGACACCCCGCTGCCCGGGCACGGCGTGCCGGACGCGCGGGCCGGTTCCGGGGTGCGCTTCGACCGGCCCGCGGAGCCCGACGAGTACCCGCTGCAGGCGCCCGACCCGCGGGTGGCCGAGACCAGCGGCGCGGCGGAGGAGCCCGCGCAGGTGTGCGTGGCCTGCCGGGCGGGCCGGGTGGACAGTGACGGCTACTGCGAGAACTGCGGGCACGCCCAGCCCCGCGAACGCGACCATGTGGAGCGCGAGTCGGGCCCGGTGGCCGCCGTCAGCGACCGGGGTCTGCGCCACCACCGCAACGAGGACGCCTTCTCCGTCGGCCACACCGCGCTGCCGGACGGCACGCCGGCCGTCCTCGCGGTCGTATGCGACGGCGTCTCCTCGGCCACCCGCCCCGACGACGCCTCCCTCGCCGCCGCCCAGACGGCCGGGGACGCGCTGCTGGCCGCCCTGCCGCGCGGCACGCATCCGCAGGCGGCCCTGCACGAGGCGATCGTCGCCGCCGCCCAGGCCGTCAACGCGCTGGCCGAGGAGCCCGCCACGGCCCGCGAGCACGCCCCGCACCAGAACGCGCCGGCCTGCACGATCGTCGGCTCGGTGGTCACCTCCGGGCTGCTGGTGGTCGGCTGGGTCGGCGACAGCCGCGCCTACTGGGTGCCCACCGACCGTTCCGCGCCGCCCGCCCGGCTCACCGAGGACGACTCCTGGGCCGCGCAGATGGTCGCCGCCGGACTGATGAGCGAGGCCGAGGCGTACGCCGACGAGCGCGCCCACGCGATCACCGGCTGGCTCGGCGCGGACGCCTATGAACTGGAGCCGCACACCGCGTCGTTCAAGCCCGACCGGCCCGGAGTCGTCGTGGTGTGCACCGACGGGCTGTGGAACTACGCCGAGTCGGCCGAGGAGATGGCCGAGGCCGTGCCGGCCGACGCGGCCGAACGCCCGCTGCACAGCGCCCGGGTCCTGGTCGGCCACGCCCTGGACGGCGGGGGCCACGACAACGTAACAGTGGCCGTCGTGCCGTTCCCGGCGCCGCCGCAGGGGGCAGGATCGGCCTGA
- a CDS encoding serine/threonine-protein kinase yields the protein MSQAGQTCQRPGCTGSYEDVGGGELYCDTCGLAPVVSANGMVGSPPTGITKEAADSGSSRGSHSSRTSSQSSRSRRSVSGRLSRSASGRSSGRSVSVRSSGSGSGASARGRLGAGLVSVPQVPRPDPRAMVLENPEVPERKRFCSRSDCGAPVGRARGERPGRTEGFCTKCGHPYSFVPKLKAGDVVHGQYEVAGCLAHGGLGWIYLAVDRAVSDRWVVLKGLLDTGDQDAMAAAISERRFLAEIEHNNIVRIYNFVEHLDQRTGSLDGYIVMEYVGGKSLKEIANARRTREGRRDPLPVEQACAYGIEALEALGHLHSRNLLYCDFKVDNAIQTEDQLKLIDMGAVRRMDDEESAIYGTVGYQAPEVAEVGPSVASDLYTVGRTLAVLTFDFQGYTNVYADCLPDPDTIEVFRRYESFYRLLVRATDPDPARRFGSAQEMAEQLTGVLREVVSLQTGHARPALSTLFGPEVKVVDRELFPRLDGDVSRLGAREVRRNTTAAPALPPASLVQCVEAPAAALALPVPLVDPGDPNAGFLAGVMTSAPAELIAALEAAPAQTVETRLRQIRARLESGEQQSALMSLAKLDEERPDDWRVVWYRALASLVTGDFEGAALGFDAIYDAFPGEAAPKLALGLCAEVLGQLDNAAEYYHLVWATDPSFVSAAFGLARVQLAAGDRHGAVRTLESVPESSIHFTAARVAAVRARLRQRTAGASDVPFLEDLTAAAGQVEALDAYGLDPARREQLAVEVLGCALDWILSGGQGNRPGAGGRVLLGSGLDERGLRFGLERAYRTLARLAPGGEERIELVERANRYRPRTWV from the coding sequence ATGAGTCAGGCGGGGCAGACCTGTCAGCGGCCGGGCTGCACGGGGTCGTACGAGGACGTCGGCGGCGGTGAGCTGTACTGCGACACCTGCGGTCTCGCGCCGGTCGTCTCGGCGAACGGCATGGTCGGCTCGCCCCCCACGGGGATCACCAAGGAGGCGGCGGACAGCGGCAGTTCGCGCGGCTCGCACAGTTCCCGTACCTCGTCGCAGTCGTCGCGCTCGCGCCGCTCGGTGTCGGGGCGGCTGTCCCGGTCCGCGTCGGGCCGCTCCAGCGGGCGTTCGGTGTCGGTGCGCAGCTCCGGTTCGGGCTCGGGGGCGTCGGCGCGCGGGCGGCTGGGCGCCGGGCTGGTGAGCGTGCCGCAGGTGCCGCGGCCCGACCCGCGCGCGATGGTGCTCGAGAACCCGGAGGTGCCGGAGCGCAAGCGGTTCTGCTCGCGCTCGGACTGCGGGGCGCCGGTCGGGCGGGCCCGGGGGGAGCGGCCGGGCCGCACGGAAGGTTTCTGCACCAAGTGCGGGCACCCGTACTCCTTCGTGCCGAAGCTGAAGGCCGGGGACGTGGTGCACGGCCAGTACGAGGTCGCGGGCTGTCTCGCGCACGGCGGGCTGGGCTGGATCTACCTCGCCGTGGACCGGGCGGTCTCCGACCGCTGGGTGGTGCTCAAGGGCCTGCTGGACACCGGCGACCAGGACGCGATGGCGGCGGCGATCTCCGAGCGGCGCTTCCTCGCGGAGATCGAGCACAACAACATCGTGCGGATCTACAACTTCGTCGAGCACCTCGACCAGCGCACCGGCTCCCTCGACGGCTACATCGTCATGGAGTACGTCGGCGGCAAGTCGCTGAAGGAGATCGCCAACGCCCGCCGCACCCGGGAGGGCCGACGGGACCCGCTGCCGGTGGAACAGGCGTGCGCGTACGGCATCGAGGCCCTCGAGGCCCTGGGCCACCTCCACAGCCGCAACCTGCTGTACTGCGACTTCAAGGTCGACAACGCCATCCAGACCGAGGACCAGCTCAAGCTGATCGACATGGGCGCGGTGCGCAGGATGGACGACGAGGAGTCGGCCATCTACGGCACGGTCGGCTACCAGGCGCCGGAGGTCGCCGAGGTCGGCCCGTCGGTGGCGAGCGACCTGTACACGGTGGGCCGCACGCTCGCGGTGCTCACCTTCGACTTCCAGGGCTACACCAATGTCTACGCGGACTGTCTGCCCGACCCGGACACCATCGAGGTCTTCCGCCGCTACGAGTCCTTCTACCGGCTGCTCGTGCGGGCCACCGACCCCGACCCGGCCCGCCGGTTCGGCTCCGCGCAGGAGATGGCCGAGCAGCTGACCGGGGTGCTGCGCGAGGTCGTCTCGCTGCAGACCGGGCACGCACGCCCGGCGCTGTCGACGCTGTTCGGGCCCGAAGTGAAGGTCGTGGACCGGGAGTTGTTCCCCCGGCTGGACGGGGACGTCTCGCGGCTGGGGGCGCGGGAGGTGCGCAGGAACACGACGGCCGCCCCGGCCCTGCCCCCGGCCTCCCTCGTGCAGTGCGTCGAGGCCCCCGCCGCCGCGCTCGCCCTGCCGGTTCCGCTGGTCGACCCGGGCGACCCCAACGCCGGTTTCCTCGCGGGTGTGATGACCTCGGCCCCGGCGGAGCTGATCGCCGCGCTGGAGGCGGCTCCCGCGCAGACGGTGGAGACCCGGCTGCGGCAGATCCGGGCCCGGCTGGAGAGCGGCGAGCAGCAGAGCGCGCTGATGAGCCTGGCCAAGCTGGACGAGGAACGGCCCGACGACTGGCGGGTGGTGTGGTACCGGGCTCTGGCCTCGCTGGTCACCGGTGACTTCGAGGGCGCCGCGCTCGGCTTCGACGCGATCTACGACGCCTTCCCCGGCGAGGCCGCGCCCAAGCTGGCGCTCGGCCTGTGCGCGGAGGTGCTGGGTCAGCTGGACAACGCGGCCGAGTACTACCACCTGGTGTGGGCGACCGACCCGAGCTTTGTGAGCGCCGCTTTCGGGCTGGCCCGGGTGCAGCTCGCGGCCGGGGACCGGCACGGTGCCGTGCGCACCCTGGAGTCGGTGCCGGAGTCCTCCATCCACTTCACGGCCGCCCGGGTCGCGGCCGTGCGGGCCCGGCTCAGACAACGTACGGCGGGCGCGTCCGACGTACCGTTCCTGGAAGACCTGACCGCCGCCGCCGGGCAGGTCGAGGCGCTGGACGCGTACGGTCTGGATCCGGCGCGCCGCGAGCAGTTGGCGGTGGAAGTCCTCGGCTGTGCGCTGGACTGGATACTCTCCGGAGGCCAGGGCAACCGGCCCGGCGCCGGCGGGCGGGTGCTGCTGGGCAGCGGTCTGGACGAGCGGGGCCTCCGCTTCGGCCTGGAGCGCGCCTACCGCACGCTGGCCCGGCTGGCGCCCGGCGGCGAGGAGAGGATCGAACTGGTGGAACGGGCCAACCGTTACCGCCCCCGGACGTGGGTGTAG
- a CDS encoding glutamate ABC transporter substrate-binding protein: MYASRVRALLRGWGGVGAMAVLCALALAFVLLLPCTQRAERHAQRTGQAVTQGLQARADSCKPAEAQDQTLSPSGADGPTIDAIKARTGERRKLVVGVDQNSYHWGYRNPNTEGAELEGFDIDLVHRIAQDVLGDPDAVQFKAIPTNQRISAIQDGRVDMVVRTMTITCERLSQVAFSAPYFKTGQQVLAPKSSSVTGYNSSLAHKKVCTASGSTAYTKLSDDRKAGALPASTDISTTVPNQLDCLVRLQLGEVDAVVTDGALAASQAAQDPTVELKGAPFTTEYYGVAMKKDANDLVRRVNRVLVDYRASGWQTSYDTWLSATLGKDSAASKPPAPRYLRTG; this comes from the coding sequence ATGTACGCGAGCCGTGTACGGGCCTTGCTGCGGGGCTGGGGCGGGGTCGGCGCGATGGCGGTGCTGTGCGCGCTGGCGCTGGCCTTCGTCCTGCTGCTGCCGTGCACCCAGCGCGCTGAGCGGCACGCGCAGCGCACCGGACAGGCCGTCACCCAGGGCCTGCAGGCCCGCGCCGACTCCTGCAAGCCCGCCGAGGCGCAGGACCAGACGCTGTCGCCGTCCGGCGCGGACGGCCCGACGATCGACGCGATCAAGGCCCGTACGGGCGAGCGGCGCAAACTGGTCGTCGGCGTCGACCAGAACAGCTACCACTGGGGCTACCGCAACCCGAACACCGAGGGCGCGGAGCTGGAGGGCTTCGACATCGACCTGGTGCACCGGATCGCGCAGGACGTCCTCGGCGACCCGGACGCGGTGCAGTTCAAGGCGATCCCGACCAACCAGCGCATCTCGGCGATCCAGGACGGACGGGTGGACATGGTCGTACGGACCATGACGATCACCTGCGAGCGGCTGTCCCAGGTCGCCTTCTCGGCACCCTACTTCAAGACCGGTCAGCAGGTGCTCGCGCCCAAGTCGTCGTCGGTCACCGGCTACAACTCCTCCCTGGCGCACAAGAAGGTGTGCACGGCGTCCGGTTCGACGGCGTACACCAAGCTGTCCGACGACCGGAAGGCCGGCGCCCTGCCCGCCTCCACCGACATCTCCACCACCGTCCCCAACCAGCTGGACTGCCTGGTCAGGCTGCAACTGGGCGAGGTGGACGCGGTGGTGACCGACGGGGCGCTCGCCGCCAGCCAGGCCGCGCAGGATCCGACGGTGGAGCTGAAGGGCGCGCCGTTCACCACCGAGTACTACGGCGTGGCGATGAAGAAGGACGCCAACGATCTGGTACGCCGGGTCAACCGCGTCCTGGTGGACTACCGCGCGAGCGGCTGGCAGACGTCGTACGACACCTGGCTGTCGGCGACACTGGGAAAGGACTCGGCCGCGTCGAAGCCGCCCGCGCCGCGGTATCTGCGCACCGGTTGA